AGAAACACAATCAGCGCCACGCCGCCGATGATCAGCCCGAACTTGGTCACGTAGTACACGCTCTTGTTCCACGCCTTGAAGCGGCGGCGGTACTGGCCGCCGAGCCATACGAAGCGGAACAGCTTGTTGATGGCGCCGGTCTGGTCGTTGTCGTCGTTGGGCGAGCTGGCGGCCGTCATGACCTTGCGGCCCATCCAGTGGTTGAAGGCGGCGGCCCAGCGATAGCGCATCGGGCGTTCGATGTCGCAGAACAGGATCAGCCGGTCGGTCTCGCTGCGGTTTTCGGCCCAGTGCAGGTAGGTCTCGTCGAAGACCACGCCCTGGCCGTCGCGCCAGCTATGGCGCTCGCCGTCCACCTCGATGAAACAGCGGTCGTCGTTCGGCGTGGACAGGCCCAGGTGGTAGCGCAGCGAACCGGCAAACGGATCGCGGTGCGGGTTCAGCTTGCCGCCGGGCGGCAGTTCCGCGAACATCGCCGCCTTGACCGACGGCATGTCGCGCAGCAGTGCCACGGTGTTGGGACACAGCACTTCGGCCGATGGGTGCTGCGCTTCGTACCATTTCAGGTAGAAACGCTTCCAGCCGTATTTGAAGAACGAGTTGAAACCGGCGTCGTCGTTCTTGTCGGCGGCCTTGATCTTGCGCATCGCGATTAGCGCGAGGCCCTCGTCGCGGATCTGCGGCCACGCGGCGCGCAGTTTTTCCAGTTCAGGAAAGCGGTCGACGGGGATGTACGGCGTGCGCGGTACGCCGGAGAACATGTACATGAAGCAGTTGACCGGGGCGACCAGTGCCGAGTGGTCCAGCATCTGGCGCATCAAGGGCAGCCTCACCTTGCCGCGGAAGTGCACATACAGGATGGCACCCAGGTAGGCCGCGACGATTATCCATTTGATCACCCGAAATCCCTCCAGGACAAACACCGCCCCGAAAGTGACCGGTACTCTCGTCGAGTGATGGGGGCGGAAAACGCGATATTTTAGCTAATCAGCGATACCCCTGCATCGTGTGATGCATGGGGCGCTTATTAGCGATACGCGTCATGCTCCGCCGCGGGATTGGCGTGCAATGCGGTCGATCAGGACCCGCGCATCTTCCGGTTTGCCTTGGAGGGTCAGCAGCCGGGCGTTGAGGACGATGTTTTCGAGCACCAGCTTGGCGGTGGAAGCCCACAGCGTGGCAAGCAGCGCCTCCTTCGACATGCCCGAGGTTTCAAGCTCGGTCGAACGCTCGGCGATCAGCTTGCAGGCCAGGGCGCGGAGTTTGTCGTCGTCGAACGGCAGATTCGCATAGTCGATGGGATCGGCCTTCTCCACTTCCACCATCAGTTGCAGCAGCATGTCTTCGGTCATCGGCGCTCCCCAAGGTTGCATCCCGTACGCGGAAATCTGCGGCTATGCTG
This sequence is a window from Cupriavidus pauculus. Protein-coding genes within it:
- the lpxO gene encoding lipid A hydroxylase LpxO is translated as MIKWIIVAAYLGAILYVHFRGKVRLPLMRQMLDHSALVAPVNCFMYMFSGVPRTPYIPVDRFPELEKLRAAWPQIRDEGLALIAMRKIKAADKNDDAGFNSFFKYGWKRFYLKWYEAQHPSAEVLCPNTVALLRDMPSVKAAMFAELPPGGKLNPHRDPFAGSLRYHLGLSTPNDDRCFIEVDGERHSWRDGQGVVFDETYLHWAENRSETDRLILFCDIERPMRYRWAAAFNHWMGRKVMTAASSPNDDNDQTGAINKLFRFVWLGGQYRRRFKAWNKSVYYVTKFGLIIGGVALIVFL